In the Arcobacter sp. F155 genome, one interval contains:
- a CDS encoding YciI family protein, with the protein MQYLVIAYDNEGALEKRLKVRDAHIEGTKKLMAEGKVIKAGALIEEDQMVGSTLYVDFENDDEINEWLSNEPYVQNNVWNMEEFQIVPVKLLPKD; encoded by the coding sequence ATGCAATACTTAGTAATAGCGTATGATAATGAGGGTGCTTTAGAGAAAAGACTTAAAGTAAGAGATGCTCATATTGAAGGTACAAAGAAATTAATGGCTGAAGGTAAAGTGATTAAAGCTGGTGCCTTAATTGAAGAAGATCAAATGGTGGGTTCAACTTTATATGTTGATTTTGAAAATGATGATGAAATCAATGAGTGGCTATCAAATGAACCATATGTACAAAACAATGTTTGGAATATGGAAGAGTTCCAAATTGTCCCTGTTAAGCTACTTCCTAAAGATTAA
- a CDS encoding GDCCVxC domain-containing (seleno)protein encodes MEIQLKSIITCPKCGHKEEETMPTDACQFFYQCKNCNEVIRPIGEDCCVFCSYGTVPCPPIQKQTNSTFTS; translated from the coding sequence ATGGAAATTCAGTTAAAATCAATAATCACTTGTCCTAAGTGTGGACATAAAGAAGAAGAGACTATGCCAACTGATGCATGTCAATTCTTTTATCAATGTAAAAATTGTAATGAAGTTATTAGACCAATAGGAGAAGACTGTTGTGTTTTCTGTTCCTATGGAACCGTTCCTTGTCCTCCTATTCAAAAACAAACTAACAGCACTTTTACTTCTTAA
- a CDS encoding AlpA family transcriptional regulator, with protein MSIKLLKRLEVQEKLKVSTRKFYGDIATDKTFPKPFRLANTKTKLYSENEVDEWVKLQMEKNRIVVN; from the coding sequence ATGAGTATTAAGCTTTTAAAGAGATTAGAAGTACAAGAAAAATTGAAGGTATCAACCCGTAAATTTTATGGCGATATTGCAACTGATAAAACTTTTCCAAAGCCTTTTAGATTAGCAAATACAAAAACTAAACTATATTCTGAAAATGAAGTTGATGAGTGGGTTAAATTACAAATGGAAAAAAATAGAATAGTAGTAAATTAA
- a CDS encoding metalloregulator ArsR/SmtB family transcription factor, giving the protein MNINPQCIRKKVDYELINQAQDLIKEQKNLLKKKSEIFSLVGNETRLSIVYLLINYEKLCVCDISDILNISQSATSQHLRKLKDGNVIDNVRDGATIFYFINDDIKHFFENSIKE; this is encoded by the coding sequence ATGAATATAAACCCACAATGTATTAGAAAAAAAGTTGATTATGAACTAATCAATCAGGCACAGGATTTAATAAAAGAGCAGAAGAACTTACTAAAAAAGAAAAGTGAAATATTCTCTTTAGTAGGTAATGAAACCAGACTTTCAATTGTTTATTTATTAATTAATTATGAAAAGTTATGTGTCTGTGATATTAGTGATATTTTAAATATCAGTCAATCAGCAACTTCACAGCATTTAAGAAAATTAAAAGATGGTAATGTTATTGATAATGTAAGAGATGGAGCAACTATCTTTTATTTTATTAATGATGATATTAAACACTTTTTTGAAAACAGTATTAAGGAGTAA
- a CDS encoding copper chaperone Copz family protein: MLSFYTKDVCPICKDKAKEVSPITIKSLVKNEYIKELLSIEDFFYCQTPNCEVIYFKPNEIIKQEHLIKEVGIKEWSSPKTVCYCFNWTKEKISDEISKFGKTNAIEDISGKMNSIGCDCEHQNPSGKCCLKDVKKVIKELS; this comes from the coding sequence ATGTTAAGTTTTTATACAAAAGACGTCTGCCCCATTTGTAAAGACAAAGCTAAAGAGGTATCGCCTATTACCATTAAATCTTTAGTTAAAAATGAGTATATAAAAGAACTTTTATCAATTGAAGACTTCTTTTATTGCCAAACTCCAAATTGTGAAGTTATCTATTTTAAACCTAATGAGATAATTAAACAAGAGCATTTAATAAAAGAAGTTGGCATAAAAGAATGGTCAAGTCCTAAAACAGTTTGTTACTGTTTTAATTGGACAAAAGAGAAAATATCTGATGAAATAAGTAAATTTGGTAAAACAAATGCCATTGAAGATATTTCTGGAAAAATGAATAGTATTGGGTGTGATTGTGAACATCAAAATCCATCTGGAAAATGTTGTCTAAAGGATGTCAAAAAGGTTATTAAAGAGTTATCATAA
- the rpoC gene encoding DNA-directed RNA polymerase subunit beta' codes for MSNNEKVLEPIEIKELERPQDFSAFQLRLASPEKILSWSSGEVKKPETINYRTLKPERDGLFCAKIFGPVKDYECLCGKYKKMRYKGVVCEKCGVEVTSSKVRRHRMGHIDLVSPVAHIWMVSSLPTRIGTLLGVKLKDLERVLYYEAYIVSEPGEAYYDNEKTKKVNKYDILNEEQYRTISDLFDHTGFEANMGGDVIRDLLENLDLIELLTQLKADMSATKSEAKRKTIVKRLKVVENFINSGNRPEWMMLTQLPVLPPDLRPLVSLDGGKFAVSDVNDLYRRVINRNNRLKRLTELDAPEIIIRNEKRMLQEAVDALFDNGKTANAVKGANKRPLKSLSEIIKGKQGRFRQNLLGKRVDFSGRSVIVVGPSLNMDQCGIPKKMALELFKPHLMAKLEEKGYATTLKSAKRLIESEANEVWECLNEIVDEYPILLNRAPTLHKLSIQAFHPVLIDGKAIQLHPLVCSAFNADFDGDQMAVHVPLSQEAIAEAKILMMSSMNILLPASGRAIAVPSQDMILGIYYLSLEKDGVKGEHKLFTDVNEATIALEMGQVDLHAKIRTKINDKVIHTTIGRLIIKEILPEFVPTELWNKILKKKDIGALVDYIYKYGGYKVTPKFLDNLKNLGFRYATDAGISVSIDDIRVPETKEEHITKSKKEVIEVQKQFAQGLLTEQERYNKIIDIWTEVNNKLGTEMMDLVQTDKDGFNSIYMMADSGARGSAAQIRQLSGMRGLMAKPDGTIIETPIISNFKEGLNVLEYFISTHGARKGLADTALKTANAGYLTRKLIDVSQNVRITIEDCGTHEGIEITDISSGNELIESLEERITGRVIAEDIIDPISNEILFAEGSLISEDDAKVVAEAEVKSVVIRTPLTCKVEHGLCSKCYGLNLGEQRKATPGEAVGVVAAQSIGEPGTQLTLRTFHVGGTASATQTERELRADKEGFIRYYNIRTYTDRNGKEIVSNRRNAGILLVEPKINAPFKGKVTVETIHEETILTITNGKEEKKYYLRKNDVAKPNELAGVSGKIEGKLYLPYKDEFEVEENESIVEMIKDGWNVPNRIPFASELRVQDGAPITSTIISGAKGMVKYYKLKGDYLERRHDIKAGEAVNEKGLFAVIVDGEDREALRHYVARGSVVELDDNSEVEKDSVIANPASAEQVVIAEWDPYSNPSIAEEKGKISFEDVIPGVTVAEQFDELTGTSKLVVNEYIPAGYKPTVVLATENKELLRYSLDPKTSLFVSEGQQVEVADIIGKTPKATQKSKDITGGLPRVSELFEARRPKAIAVLASFDGIVSFGKPLRNKQRIIVTDENGNKAEYLVEKSKQILVHEGEFVHAGEALTDGQVSPHDVLRILGEKALHYFIVSEVQQVYRSQGVNIADKHIEVILSQMLRQVSILDGGDTKFIIGDMVSKKRFKIENERIIKLGGKPAIAEPLLLGITRAAVTSDSIISAASFQETTKVLTEAAISAKMDMLEDLKENVVIGRTIPVGTGLYKDQKIKFASTEEEAE; via the coding sequence ATGAGCAATAATGAAAAAGTATTAGAACCTATTGAAATAAAAGAATTAGAAAGACCACAAGATTTTTCTGCTTTTCAATTAAGATTAGCTAGTCCAGAAAAAATCCTTTCATGGTCTTCTGGTGAGGTTAAAAAACCAGAAACTATTAACTATAGAACATTAAAGCCTGAGAGAGATGGTCTTTTTTGTGCAAAGATTTTTGGACCTGTAAAGGATTACGAATGTCTTTGTGGTAAATACAAAAAGATGAGATACAAAGGTGTTGTATGTGAAAAATGTGGTGTTGAAGTAACTTCTTCTAAAGTTAGAAGACACAGAATGGGTCACATTGATTTAGTATCTCCAGTTGCTCACATCTGGATGGTATCTTCTTTACCAACAAGAATTGGTACTTTATTAGGTGTTAAATTAAAAGACCTAGAAAGAGTACTATATTATGAAGCATATATTGTATCTGAACCAGGTGAAGCATACTATGACAATGAAAAAACTAAAAAAGTTAACAAATATGACATCTTAAATGAAGAACAATATAGAACTATTTCAGATTTATTTGACCACACAGGTTTCGAAGCAAACATGGGTGGAGATGTAATTAGAGATTTATTAGAAAATCTTGATTTAATTGAATTATTAACTCAATTAAAAGCTGATATGTCAGCTACTAAATCTGAAGCTAAAAGAAAAACTATTGTTAAAAGACTTAAAGTTGTTGAAAACTTTATCAACTCTGGAAATAGACCTGAGTGGATGATGTTAACTCAACTTCCAGTTCTTCCACCTGATTTAAGACCATTAGTATCTTTAGATGGTGGTAAATTTGCTGTTTCAGACGTAAATGACCTTTATAGAAGAGTTATTAATAGAAATAACAGACTTAAGAGATTAACAGAACTTGATGCACCTGAAATCATTATCAGAAATGAAAAAAGAATGCTTCAAGAAGCAGTAGATGCATTATTTGATAATGGTAAAACTGCAAATGCTGTTAAGGGAGCTAATAAAAGACCTCTTAAATCTTTATCTGAAATTATTAAAGGTAAACAAGGTAGATTTAGACAGAACTTACTTGGTAAAAGGGTTGACTTCTCAGGTAGATCTGTAATTGTTGTTGGACCTTCTTTAAATATGGACCAATGTGGTATTCCTAAGAAAATGGCTCTTGAGCTATTTAAACCACACTTAATGGCTAAATTAGAAGAAAAGGGTTATGCAACTACTTTAAAATCTGCAAAAAGATTAATTGAGTCAGAAGCAAACGAAGTATGGGAATGTTTAAATGAAATCGTTGATGAGTATCCTATTTTATTAAATAGAGCACCAACTCTTCACAAACTTTCTATTCAAGCTTTCCACCCAGTATTAATTGATGGTAAAGCAATTCAGTTACACCCATTAGTATGTTCTGCATTTAATGCCGACTTCGATGGTGACCAAATGGCAGTTCACGTACCATTATCACAAGAAGCTATTGCTGAAGCAAAAATTCTTATGATGTCTTCGATGAACATTCTTTTACCAGCATCTGGTAGAGCTATTGCTGTACCATCACAAGATATGATTCTTGGTATTTACTACCTATCATTAGAAAAAGATGGTGTAAAAGGTGAGCACAAACTATTTACAGATGTAAATGAAGCAACTATTGCCTTAGAAATGGGTCAAGTTGACTTACATGCAAAAATTAGAACTAAAATTAATGATAAAGTTATTCATACAACAATTGGTAGATTAATTATTAAAGAGATTTTACCAGAGTTTGTACCAACTGAATTATGGAACAAGATTTTAAAGAAAAAAGATATTGGAGCTTTAGTTGACTATATTTATAAATATGGTGGATATAAAGTAACTCCTAAATTCTTAGATAACCTTAAAAACTTAGGTTTCAGGTATGCAACTGATGCAGGTATTTCAGTATCAATTGATGATATTAGAGTTCCTGAAACTAAAGAAGAGCATATTACTAAGTCTAAAAAAGAAGTTATTGAAGTTCAAAAACAGTTTGCACAAGGTTTATTAACTGAGCAAGAAAGATATAATAAGATTATTGATATCTGGACTGAAGTTAATAATAAACTTGGTACAGAGATGATGGATTTAGTACAAACTGATAAAGATGGGTTCAACTCTATTTATATGATGGCCGATTCTGGGGCGAGAGGTTCTGCTGCACAGATTAGACAGTTATCAGGTATGAGGGGTCTTATGGCTAAACCTGATGGTACTATTATTGAAACACCAATTATTTCGAACTTTAAAGAAGGTCTAAACGTACTTGAGTACTTTATTTCTACTCACGGTGCTAGAAAAGGTCTTGCGGATACAGCACTTAAGACAGCGAATGCTGGTTACTTAACAAGAAAGCTGATTGACGTTTCTCAAAATGTTAGAATTACAATTGAAGATTGTGGTACTCACGAAGGTATCGAAATTACTGATATCTCTTCAGGTAATGAACTAATTGAGTCTTTAGAAGAAAGAATTACTGGTAGAGTAATTGCAGAAGATATTATTGATCCTATTTCAAATGAGATTCTATTTGCTGAAGGTTCATTAATTTCAGAAGATGACGCAAAAGTTGTTGCAGAAGCTGAAGTTAAATCTGTAGTTATTAGAACTCCATTAACTTGTAAAGTTGAGCATGGTTTATGTTCTAAATGTTATGGTCTTAACTTAGGTGAGCAAAGAAAAGCTACTCCAGGTGAGGCTGTTGGTGTTGTTGCTGCACAATCTATTGGTGAGCCAGGAACACAGCTTACACTTAGAACTTTCCACGTTGGTGGAACTGCATCTGCAACTCAAACAGAAAGAGAATTAAGAGCTGATAAAGAAGGTTTCATTAGATACTACAACATCAGAACTTATACAGATAGAAATGGTAAAGAAATTGTTTCAAACAGAAGAAATGCTGGTATCCTTTTAGTTGAGCCTAAAATTAATGCTCCATTCAAAGGTAAAGTAACTGTTGAAACTATTCACGAAGAGACAATCTTAACTATTACTAATGGTAAAGAAGAGAAAAAATACTACCTAAGAAAGAATGACGTTGCTAAGCCAAATGAGCTTGCAGGTGTATCTGGTAAAATCGAAGGTAAGTTATATTTACCATATAAAGATGAGTTTGAAGTTGAAGAAAATGAATCTATCGTTGAGATGATTAAAGATGGATGGAACGTTCCAAACAGAATTCCTTTTGCATCTGAATTAAGAGTTCAAGATGGAGCACCTATTACTTCTACTATTATCTCTGGGGCTAAAGGTATGGTTAAATACTATAAGCTTAAAGGTGATTATTTAGAAAGAAGACATGACATCAAAGCTGGTGAAGCTGTAAATGAAAAAGGTCTATTTGCTGTTATCGTTGATGGTGAAGACAGAGAAGCTTTAAGACACTATGTTGCAAGAGGTTCTGTTGTTGAATTAGATGATAACTCAGAAGTAGAAAAAGATTCAGTTATTGCAAACCCTGCAAGTGCAGAGCAAGTAGTAATTGCTGAGTGGGATCCATACTCAAACCCTTCTATTGCAGAAGAAAAAGGTAAGATTTCATTCGAAGATGTTATTCCAGGTGTTACAGTTGCTGAGCAATTTGACGAATTAACAGGTACATCTAAACTTGTTGTTAATGAGTATATCCCTGCTGGTTATAAACCAACAGTTGTATTAGCTACTGAAAACAAAGAGTTATTAAGATACTCTTTAGACCCTAAAACTTCATTATTTGTAAGTGAAGGTCAACAAGTTGAAGTTGCAGATATTATTGGTAAAACTCCAAAAGCAACTCAAAAATCGAAAGATATTACTGGAGGTCTTCCAAGAGTATCTGAGCTATTTGAAGCAAGAAGACCAAAAGCAATTGCTGTATTAGCATCTTTTGATGGTATTGTTTCATTTGGTAAGCCACTTAGAAATAAACAAAGAATCATTGTTACTGATGAAAATGGTAACAAAGCAGAGTACTTAGTTGAAAAATCTAAGCAAATCTTAGTACACGAAGGTGAGTTTGTTCACGCTGGTGAGGCATTAACTGATGGTCAAGTTTCTCCTCATGATGTATTAAGAATTTTAGGTGAAAAAGCATTACATTACTTTATTGTATCTGAAGTACAACAAGTATATAGATCTCAAGGGGTAAATATTGCTGATAAACATATTGAGGTTATTTTATCTCAAATGTTAAGACAGGTATCTATTTTAGATGGTGGAGATACTAAATTCATCATTGGAGATATGGTATCTAAAAAGAGATTTAAAATTGAAAACGAAAGAATCATTAAGCTTGGTGGTAAACCTGCAATTGCAGAGCCATTATTACTTGGTATTACAAGAGCTGCGGTTACTTCAGATTCTATTATCTCTGCTGCATCGTTCCAAGAAACGACTAAGGTGTTAACAGAAGCTGCAATTTCAGCTAAGATGGATATGTTAGAAGACTTAAAAGAGAACGTTGTAATTGGTAGAACAATTCCAGTAGGAACTGGTCTATACAAAGATCAAAAGATCAAATTCGCTTCAACTGAAGAAGAAGCTGAGTAA
- the merTP gene encoding mercuric transport protein MerTP has translation MDKKILTGIIASLGASLCCITPVLAVLAGSAGLASTFSWLDPFRPYFIGLTVLVLAYVWWEKLKPKEEISCECETQEKISFVRTKTFLSLVTVFAIVTISFPYYGDYFIKEDSKKDVVIVQEKNIVTYDVKISDMTCPACEATVGNAIHTQDGIVNLDISYKTGNANIKFDSSKTTIEDIKKAIDTTGFTSTTHKKIEKDN, from the coding sequence ATGGATAAAAAAATTCTAACAGGTATTATTGCTTCACTTGGAGCTTCCTTGTGTTGTATTACTCCAGTTTTAGCTGTATTAGCAGGTTCAGCAGGTTTAGCTTCTACATTTTCTTGGTTAGACCCATTTAGACCTTATTTTATAGGATTGACTGTATTAGTATTAGCTTATGTTTGGTGGGAAAAACTAAAACCAAAAGAAGAAATTTCTTGTGAGTGTGAAACCCAAGAGAAAATAAGTTTTGTAAGAACAAAAACATTCTTATCTTTAGTAACAGTATTTGCAATTGTAACGATTTCTTTTCCTTATTATGGAGATTACTTTATAAAAGAAGATAGTAAAAAAGATGTTGTGATTGTACAAGAAAAAAATATAGTTACATATGATGTGAAAATTTCAGATATGACTTGTCCAGCTTGTGAGGCTACCGTTGGTAATGCAATACATACACAAGATGGTATAGTTAATTTAGATATATCATATAAAACTGGAAATGCAAATATAAAGTTTGATAGTAGTAAAACAACAATTGAAGATATTAAAAAGGCAATTGATACAACAGGTTTTACATCTACTACGCATAAGAAAATTGAAAAGGATAATTGA
- a CDS encoding integrase arm-type DNA-binding domain-containing protein, translating into MARTVKPLNDTQLKNAKAKEKDYKLSDGEGLYFVVKKNGTKSWRYDFSYGGKRKSMSFGIYPTVSLKDARTKKDEAKYSLANNVNPISIKKAKKTSETITLSDVIEDWLKLRKKSKSEATITQNKRILKNITIWLGNIAIKDIRRIDIINALQKYQEKGVIESAHRLLALVNKIYMYAVTNEYVEHNIIADIDKKSILVPNKKDAHLPALIEPKDIKQLLIDINSISEKYRSDISTIFIFKLLPYVFVRSENIRLMRWNELNLEEGYWAIPKEKMKMNIEFVCPLPHQAVKLIKEIEPYSRHRSEFVFPSPQKSDRGVSGATLSDTLVRLGYQNRHTVHGFRSMFSTTAHNLYKEHGFHSDIIESCLAHKERNRVKASYNRESKFKYYEEKKELIQWYANWLDNL; encoded by the coding sequence ATGGCAAGAACTGTTAAACCCCTGAATGATACGCAACTTAAAAATGCTAAAGCAAAAGAAAAAGATTACAAACTAAGTGATGGAGAAGGTCTTTATTTTGTAGTTAAAAAAAATGGAACAAAGTCATGGAGATACGACTTCTCTTATGGTGGAAAAAGAAAGTCTATGTCTTTTGGTATTTATCCTACTGTATCTTTAAAAGATGCAAGAACAAAAAAAGATGAAGCTAAGTACTCACTGGCTAATAATGTAAATCCTATATCCATTAAAAAAGCAAAAAAAACATCTGAAACAATAACTTTAAGTGATGTAATAGAAGATTGGCTAAAATTAAGAAAAAAGAGTAAATCAGAAGCTACTATTACTCAAAATAAAAGAATATTAAAAAATATCACTATATGGTTAGGTAATATAGCAATAAAAGATATTAGAAGAATAGATATCATAAATGCTTTACAAAAGTATCAAGAAAAAGGTGTAATAGAATCTGCTCATAGATTACTAGCTTTAGTAAATAAAATATATATGTATGCAGTTACAAATGAATATGTAGAGCATAATATCATTGCTGACATAGATAAGAAATCAATTCTTGTACCTAATAAAAAAGATGCACATCTTCCAGCACTTATAGAACCAAAAGATATTAAACAATTACTTATTGATATAAATTCAATAAGTGAAAAATACAGAAGTGATATAAGTACTATATTTATCTTTAAACTACTTCCTTATGTATTTGTACGAAGTGAAAATATAAGACTAATGAGATGGAATGAGTTAAATTTAGAAGAGGGCTATTGGGCTATACCAAAAGAAAAGATGAAAATGAATATAGAGTTTGTTTGTCCTTTACCCCATCAAGCTGTTAAGCTTATAAAAGAAATAGAGCCATATTCAAGACATAGGAGTGAGTTTGTATTCCCTTCTCCACAAAAGAGTGACAGAGGTGTATCAGGTGCAACACTAAGTGATACATTAGTAAGACTTGGATATCAAAATAGACATACAGTACATGGTTTTAGAAGTATGTTCTCAACTACTGCACATAATCTTTATAAAGAGCATGGATTTCATTCTGACATTATAGAATCTTGTTTAGCTCATAAAGAAAGAAATAGAGTAAAAGCTTCATATAATAGGGAATCAAAGTTTAAATATTATGAAGAGAAAAAAGAACTTATTCAATGGTATGCAAATTGGTTGGATAATTTATAA
- a CDS encoding IS256 family transposase — MEEQFDFDEVLKEFRSGKKLTGKGGLLSPLIKQLTEAALEAEVESHIANDVLNGNKNRRNGVNKKTIKGTSDGTFELETPRDRNGTFEPQIVKKHQTTISNEIEEKILSMYGLGMSYNDISSHIEEIYNVSISTATISTITDKIISKVKEWQSRPLDSIYPFVWLDAIHYKIKDGGKYVSKAVYTVLGVDMEGKKNILGLYLSESEGANFWLSVLTDLNNRGLKDILIASVDGLKGFPEAIKTIFPQTEVQLCIIHQIRNSIRYVASKNHKEFMSDLKPVYQAVSKEVAEQELQKLDEKWGKLYPIVIQSWQNKWENLSVYFKYPPEIRKVIYTTNIIESVHRQFRKLTKTKGAFPNENSLLKLLYMGIQNATKKWNMPMWNWNLTLSQLAIFFEGRLEDELKI; from the coding sequence ATGGAAGAACAATTTGACTTCGATGAAGTTTTAAAAGAATTTAGAAGTGGAAAGAAACTTACAGGTAAAGGTGGACTTTTATCTCCACTTATAAAACAACTCACAGAAGCAGCTTTAGAAGCTGAAGTGGAATCGCATATTGCTAATGATGTTCTAAATGGAAATAAGAACAGAAGAAATGGTGTCAATAAAAAAACTATCAAAGGCACCAGTGATGGAACCTTTGAACTTGAAACCCCAAGAGACAGAAATGGTACCTTTGAACCTCAAATAGTAAAAAAGCATCAAACTACAATCTCAAATGAAATAGAAGAAAAAATACTTTCAATGTATGGACTTGGAATGAGCTATAATGATATATCATCTCACATTGAAGAGATATATAACGTATCTATATCAACAGCAACCATAAGTACAATTACAGACAAAATTATATCAAAGGTTAAAGAGTGGCAAAGCAGACCACTTGATTCAATTTATCCCTTTGTATGGCTTGATGCTATTCATTATAAAATAAAAGATGGTGGTAAGTATGTATCAAAAGCCGTTTATACTGTTCTTGGAGTTGATATGGAAGGGAAGAAAAATATATTAGGGTTATATCTATCTGAATCTGAAGGAGCCAATTTCTGGCTTAGTGTTCTAACCGATTTAAACAACAGAGGATTAAAAGATATACTCATTGCTTCTGTTGATGGTTTAAAAGGCTTTCCTGAAGCTATAAAGACAATATTTCCACAAACTGAGGTACAACTGTGCATTATACATCAAATTAGAAATTCGATAAGATATGTGGCTTCTAAAAATCATAAAGAATTTATGTCTGATTTAAAACCTGTTTATCAAGCGGTATCTAAAGAAGTAGCCGAGCAAGAACTTCAAAAGCTTGATGAGAAGTGGGGTAAACTCTATCCTATTGTTATTCAATCTTGGCAAAATAAATGGGAAAATCTATCTGTGTACTTTAAATACCCGCCAGAGATTAGAAAGGTCATTTATACGACCAATATTATTGAATCTGTACATCGTCAATTTAGAAAACTGACTAAAACCAAAGGAGCATTTCCTAATGAGAATTCACTTTTAAAACTGCTCTATATGGGAATACAAAATGCTACTAAGAAATGGAATATGCCTATGTGGAATTGGAACCTTACCCTCTCTCAATTGGCTATATTTTTTGAAGGCAGATTGGAGGATGAACTTAAAATTTAA
- a CDS encoding helix-turn-helix domain-containing protein — protein sequence MSLKAMTIVFESVLPHAPKHILVAIADFADDSGYCFPSLRTLRYKTSFKKTTLVYHLRAIENIKLIQKVKRQANNGRNTSSAYIINLKNIEEKYTFRYKNLTQKEEKELELKIKEIEDLYQKKYQDVRNYKAEKSNRKNKKSQSEQYKKSKKRDVSSQREQAKKIVCVNNLNHQSNIDEEELNKNFENFYEYLNSIGVVATKSIHMHKNTIKVKLLEGDKFTIQNYKNFKTKSTAHNTA from the coding sequence ATGTCATTAAAGGCAATGACTATTGTATTTGAAAGTGTATTACCTCATGCACCAAAACATATTTTAGTAGCAATTGCAGATTTTGCAGATGATAGTGGATATTGTTTCCCTAGTTTGAGAACATTAAGATATAAAACAAGCTTTAAAAAGACAACACTTGTTTATCACTTACGGGCAATAGAGAATATCAAATTAATTCAAAAAGTTAAAAGACAAGCGAATAATGGTAGAAACACATCATCCGCTTATATTATTAATTTAAAGAATATTGAAGAAAAATATACGTTTAGATATAAAAATTTAACACAAAAAGAAGAAAAAGAATTAGAGTTAAAGATAAAAGAAATTGAAGATTTATATCAAAAAAAATATCAAGATGTTAGAAATTATAAAGCTGAAAAAAGCAATCGAAAGAATAAAAAATCACAAAGTGAACAATACAAAAAAAGTAAAAAAAGGGACGTAAGTTCACAAAGAGAACAAGCAAAAAAAATAGTTTGCGTGAACAACTTGAATCATCAATCAAATATAGATGAAGAAGAACTAAACAAAAATTTTGAAAACTTCTATGAATATTTAAATTCGATAGGTGTAGTAGCTACAAAATCAATTCATATGCACAAGAACACAATAAAAGTGAAACTTCTTGAGGGAGATAAGTTTACTATTCAAAATTATAAGAATTTTAAAACCAAATCAACTGCTCATAATACTGCTTAG
- a CDS encoding EAL domain-containing protein, which yields MNTQEFKYLIKNAKYRTKYEPIISTTDNSIYAYEALSKFEIKEDIISTEEIFRKLHHNNMLFFELERRNKELQVECFDMDKKLFLNFDADIVNTIDQKEYWEDFLKPHKNRVVVEITENGSDDEKSADIIRQFSQWLNNKNIDSALDDFGQDGSMFSFFLMGQSNYIKIDKSFLRQIASNKNYIFYLQGLLTTINKNGQKSIIEGIETKEDYQLAKKLGCDYMQGYYFNNLVIIK from the coding sequence ATGAATACACAAGAATTTAAATACCTGATAAAAAACGCAAAATATAGAACAAAATACGAACCAATAATTTCAACAACTGACAATTCAATATACGCATATGAAGCACTTTCAAAGTTTGAAATTAAAGAGGACATTATTAGTACTGAAGAAATCTTTAGAAAACTTCATCATAATAATATGCTTTTCTTTGAATTAGAAAGAAGAAATAAAGAGTTACAAGTTGAATGTTTTGATATGGATAAAAAATTATTTTTAAATTTTGATGCTGATATTGTAAATACAATTGATCAAAAAGAGTATTGGGAGGATTTTTTAAAACCACATAAAAATAGAGTAGTAGTAGAGATAACAGAAAATGGAAGTGATGATGAAAAGAGTGCAGATATAATTCGACAATTTAGTCAATGGCTAAATAATAAAAATATAGATTCAGCTCTTGATGATTTTGGACAAGATGGTTCAATGTTCTCTTTCTTTTTAATGGGACAAAGTAACTATATTAAAATAGACAAATCATTTTTAAGACAAATAGCTTCAAATAAAAATTATATATTTTATCTTCAAGGACTTCTTACAACAATAAATAAAAATGGACAGAAGTCTATTATTGAAGGTATAGAGACTAAAGAGGATTATCAATTAGCAAAAAAACTAGGGTGTGACTATATGCAAGGCTACTATTTTAATAATTTAGTAATCATAAAATGA